Within the Taeniopygia guttata chromosome 1, bTaeGut7.mat, whole genome shotgun sequence genome, the region gcacttggtgccatggtCTAATTGACATGGCAGTGTTCGGTCATAGGttgaatgagattttttttttttttttttttaagaaaacgATCGTTGTAGAGCAAGATCATGGCTTGTTCTATGATGTAAGCATCTTTATATAACATAAAGCAGTAAAATACACTTATTTTGCCTCATGTAACCAGTTTCTGGAAGTGCTGTTTACAGTGCTTTTTTATCCTGCCATCCAAAGGGCACTGACGGTGAGGCAGCAGGATGAAGTTGGAGTGGTGTAGTCGACTTGCCCTTTGCTCCAAGACAACCAGCCAGACCTTTCTGCTTGGAGGAGTGTTCATTGCGTTGGGCTCAAGTCGAATCCTCCTGATGAAGTATTCTGCCAATGAAGGTACAGTTTGGCAATACCCATGATGTACCTTGAATAAGAAAGCGTTGCTATTTGGGCTAAAACATACCCAAAAAATCTACTTCTACACCGGCAGAGTTCTTTTCATAAACATCCTCTTATATTTATAGGCACATGTTTCTGCACTGGAAAATTTCTGTCTAGCCAGTGAACTACCATAAAGGTATAACTCGGGTTGCAAGGTGTATCATCTACCTTTAAAAGATGAGGCAGGTGATTTATTTTATAGCTAACTTTTCAAAGTTGTGTAAGCACTCTTGGCAGTAGATTTGATTGCAACAGGCTTAGGAGAGAAGTGGTATCCTACTGGATAAAGTGCTAAAACTCGCTGGTATTGCCAGTTCTAAAAGAAGGTTATGTCATCCTGGAAGCTGTTTTTTGTGGGGGTTAAAAAATACCATATAGATCTTTGGGGAAAACCTTCccatttcagtttgtttttaaaacagccTTGTTCTTAAGTTCTTCCAAAAAAGTTCTGCTGTGAACTGGGACCAAATGAGGAAAGATTTCAACGCAGAAAAGAGGTTATTCAGGAAGCTGTATGTCATAAATTTTGAAACATTTATAACCATTCTGACAAAGCCTTTTGTAACTAAAATTGTGATTGTAATGGTTAAAGTAGATTCTTGCTCAAGTTATAAGTGCAGGAGACAGAAACTGATTGTGTACTCTCTGATTTGCTGGATCCCACAGATAACAAGTATGATTACCTTCCTACAACAGTGAACATGTGTTCTGAAGTAGTAAAACTGGTCCTATGTGTAGTGTTGGCACTCTGGAATAGGAAAAAAGGTAAATACCTATGTTTTAAATTACTAAAATGTGTTGACTTTCTAAGATTTGCTGTCCCACAAACACTTTTTTTAACAATAGGTGACACTCTCCACTTGCCACAGGTTTTGCATTGCAggtgatttttggtttttcttttctgtttttatatAAAAACTGTGAGAGATTAACTTAATAGCATTTCAAAATGGTAgagaacaaatatttaaattggCAGAGGGCATCAGGCACTGGAGGTTCATGTTAAATTGAACTGTTGGTTTTGTCTACTTCTCCAGAAACAGTCTTGGCTCTGGCAAGCTGATAAAATTTTCACCTTCACCATTTAGTACAGACTCACCTAAGACAGTAAACATATTAAATCAGTTTGCCTTCTGCTGACTGCAtgttttcaggttttctttctttttttttggatcCAGTTGTCTGAGTTTGCTGGACTCAATGTGTTGATGCTGTAGGAGAGGATTAGATATCATCGTGTAGTTTTAAATCTATGATAACAAAGTACTTTTGGCACCAGCTCTGAAGTTGTCTAAAGTTTATCACAGTCTTCCTCCTAAAGTTTGTGTCCTGAATACCTAAGTAAAAGTCATTCTTTGTgctttgtcctttctttcttcttttcttcctataTGTTCTCTTTATACCCAGATCATGTGCTGTGGTCTGCAAGTACTGAATTCTGGTTTATTTAGTCCTTCTGAATTTACTGGCTGACCTTTGGGTGCTCTGTGAAGGAATCCACTGTCTATGTCATTGTTCCTGTTGTAGATTTGATCAATAATCAACAGGAAGTCACACCCAGTAAGGATGTCACTGTTGTGTAGGGACTCTGGGTTGCTTTTTGTCTGTCAAAGAATGTTTGACAATGGAATTTTTGTTCCCAGTGGACAAATGCTGTGATGGATGTAACAATTCGGTGacattttctctgctgcagcaaGGAGATGAGCACCACACAGGattgctgctccagctgtgtgTTCTGCCCTGGAACACAGGTTTCTGTGTTGCCAGAGAACTGTGGAAACCAAGGGTTTTCAGTCTAATGGTGTTCATCAAAAGAGAACAGTGGTACCTATTCTGTTACAAGGGAACAGCTTTCAATAAGAGGAATGGTGTCTTTCTtactgatttcttttccttttagaaaAGGGTTGTATGGATCAGCTCTCTGAAtgtttttcctggaagaatGTATGCAATTCCATGAAATGGTCAATTCCtgcctttctttattttttggatAACTTGATTGTCTTCTACGTACTGTCCTACCTCCAGCCAGTAAGTATACTTCCACTGAATAACATGACTTGTCATGTCTTAGTGGGTAGTACTGCTCTTAGGCTATCTACCATGGTGACACTGGCAAGGCAAGATTCTAACTGAGGCTTCTGCTGTTTTAACACAGAAGGAATGATCTGTTACCTTCCCATTCTCTTTCCCACTGCTCAGTGTTGTACAGCTCAGTTGCACGGATGACTCTTTCTATTTTCTCCATCCAACATGATTTTAGAAATAGGGTGAAGTGCTTAAGAAGTGGGAGGgcttttggtatttttcttccttttgacTTCTTCaagtctgtatttctttttcaatcAATTTGTTTCTCTTGATATTATTTAAGCTGCACTTTTCTGTGGGGCTTTTGCCACTCTGTGTATGTGATGTAAAGTGAGTAAATGTAATCTCGTAAAGGGAATAGGTGTAACAGAAACTGAGGAGGGAATGAAGAAAActtaatttttgcatttgtttgttAGCTATGTTTAGGTAAAAAATTTAGTTGGTACTTTCTTCTAGCTACCCTCATCCTTTTGGATGAACTTGCATAGGCTCAGGAAGTTGTGCAGGTTTTgtgcttgcttttatttttgtatcatGATACTTTTTGGTTCAGAATCTATGTTTGCAGTAAGATGGAAACAGATGGCTTGTGCTTGCTATAAAATACTGTAGCTGCCCCTGTCAGCCATTAAGAATAAATGGTTTTCTACCTTCTCTATCAGAGTTCCTCTTTAAAATGTTGTTCTCTTAGGTGTATATTTCTGCCAGGGACAGACCAGTCCAGAGTCTAGACCAGGACTCAGCTGAAAAAACCTGGTAAAATCCAGAGCTGGATATCTTAAAACAACATGCACAGCTGTGGTTTGTTGATGGGATTTTTATGTTGGTGGGGGTTATTTTTGATTGgtggggttgggtttggtttttttgttttgggtttttttttttttgtttatttgtttgtgggtcattttggtttgttttgttttttagtgTTAGGAAGGAAATTGAGCTATAATATTTGTAGATGCAAAGCCTGATGTGCAGGAGGTTACataaatactgtttttctcttaaGAAATTTCATTTGGTTAAGTTAAACTAATCCTTTGTGAAATAGACAGCTTTTGTTTTACATACACACACACCCAGACATACCTTGACTCTGTCCCCTCAGAATATATACTCTAAGATTCCTCTTTTTAGAACTTATAGCATCTTTTAATTAGAGAAGTTCTATGATGGTTAGCTGAAACCGTAACATTATTGTGATCAAGAAATATTAAAAGAGATAACTAAATACCTCTAAGATAGAATATCTTGATAGTGTACAAAACCATGAATGTGAAATGTGAAGATGCTTAAAAGGAAGATGGCTATACCTGACTGAACTTGGTCATGTGACTTTAAATACAAAGTAGTTTTACTAAGTAGTACCtgggtgagcagctgctggaattAAAGAGTTGCTTTGGTGAGAGTTTTTTGCTTGAAATTTTGGCTATAACTGTGGATACTTTTTAGTGGCTAAATTTCCTAGAGACTTCAATTTAGAGACTTTGCTTGTGACATGCAGATTAGTGGTATGAGAAACTTTGATATTCATATATCTTTTCATCTAGGATGGAGATCTCTTGAGGTTTCAGAGAACAAAGTGACtcaaagttaattttttaaactatcATTCTAAAGATTTTGCTCATAATGTTACTAGAGATGTTGGATGGGAGCATTGACTGTAAAGCAAAACCAAGAGTGTGCATGAAATACATCTACATTTTGCAGAAAGGctctttttttccagagtgATTTCTGCCAAATTTCCTTGtttattcaatatttttctccttccactGTAGTGTTCACCAAACATGAATATTTACTGAGTTTTAATTTTGCAAAGTGGAAAATTAAGATATGTTTTCTTAGGTAGGTGTCTCATTGTCACTAAGTGTTCAGCTTACTTGAGAGACTGTGTTGTGATGTTTCATCAGAATTATTGTTCAGCAGACACTATGTTGGGATAAAGTGGAATGAAGATAATGATAAGAGTCTGTGCTTTTCCTCTGGTGAATGAAAAAGACACTCTATAGCAGAATTTGGAATGTGGAAATGATGAGAAAAGTCAAGAAAAAGTGTGTGTTTTGTACTCCCGAATCCATATATGCTTGTGTGTAAAATTATCTGAAAAGATGAGTTCACTCTGAGGCTCAATGGAACCAAAAACTTCAAATGCCTTGATCTTTTGTACCTGTACTGACTATACAGAGCAGTTAATAACAGACAGTTTGCAAAACACCCCCACCAtcaaaaagaggattttttgttTCCTACTGGTGCTGGTAGATTCTGGTCTTTATTGGTAACTGGAGTGCTTAAAATATCCTCTTCTTGGTCCAGTGTCCCAGTATAGAGTGTCTAATACAGAGACAAAACAGACAATCCTTTCCACAAGGAGTTTGCAGCTTGGGATCATGGCCACGGATTAGAGCGCTGATGTTTTTATATAGTTATTCCCAAATTAAACAGAAGCTTTAGAGTTGTCTTCAGTTGTACTtcaaaatagattattttttttaaattacagttgCAGTCTTAAAAATTCAAGCCAAGCACCTCTTTCTCTTTGATAAACTCTACAGCAAAAGCACTTGGCATAGAAGTTTGTTTTCTGCAAGTGGCTTGTCCGTGTCTGGAATTTTATGAACACTGCAAATGgcactgcagccaggagcagcctcaTCTTACTTTATTCTTTGCTTATTCTCATTTTGGAGCGACTTCCTCCTTTGTGCTTTTGCAGCTGACTGGTCAGCCCAGCTGGGGAACTGAGCTGACTGAAAACTAAACTTTTCTCTGTTAAGTAGGTTTTCTGTTGCACTGGTTTCCTCACGTCTCCATTTCAGTGTATCTTTCCCCACTGCAGTGGAGCTTGGGCTCTGTGGTTTCCCTGAGATTTTGAAATGGGACTTGAATATCATTTTACAGGTGTGTTATTGTACCATTTGGGCGAGGAAGAAAATTCAGTACCAGTGCTTTTCACTCTGGCACCTTGCAGGAAGGTGAACACTTGAAGTCTGTAGGTTTTTGGTGTCCACAGTGTGTCTGGAGTGTAACTTTGttcctctccttctctttcAAGGCAATGGCTGTACTCTTCTCAAATTTTGTCATTATAACAACAGCTCTTCTCTTCAGGATAGTGCTAAAGTAAGTAGTATTTGctaaagtaaattaaatttaaatcttCTAGCTTTGATGAAGTtaagcttcatttttttctctttgtctgaTGGGAGCAGTAATTCTCTTTTCTTGCAACTGTATCAGTTTAGAgaggtggttttgttttctacATCTGAAGGTGTAGGAAATAATATGTTATTAGGAGTCCCTTCATATGTCTACACATTTGGTCAACTCTAGTAGAAAATAGTTGAAATCATGATTATATAGTCATTGAATGGTAAGAATAAAGCTTTCATTTATACATTAAATATCTTATTTAATGATTGCCAGTACTTCTTACCAGCCTGTTGCAGTTATTAATTGAATGTAAACGTGGTCTAGTAAGAGGAAATGAGATACATAAGAGTGAAAGATAGAGATATGTTTGGTTCATTATTCATGTAACAAAAGCCAGACTAAATGTTCCACTTTGCTGAATTTGTTCTCTTTATAGTATTATTTAGATTCAAAAAAGTCTGTCAGGGAAATGGGTATTAACTTTACACTGTAAAAATTGCTTGTGTTGAATATGGCACAAATAAGCCTTTCCTATATGTGTTAGTATGCCAAAACAGTGCCCGATAGTCTGactcaaaatgctttttctcattttagttTTGTCTCTTGTGATGTCACAGTTCACTTAATCTTCCAAATTTTTGATTTTCACCAAGATAAACAGGCTTTATTTGAGCGGAAAAACAGTATAAATAATTCTAATAGTCTTATGAATTACATTTGTAGATTTATAGTAGTTACCATAATAAAATACTAGAGAAGGGCTCCAAGTCACAGGGGAAAAGAACAGTATAGTGAACATTTTCCAAAGAAAGATAGTAATTATTTGGatgtttgtgattttttttctttttactttattCATCAGACCTTGGTTGCCATGGAGACAAGAGCTGCTTTTAAGTTGTTAGGCAATCAGTATCTAGAAATAACGTGATCTTGAAAGGCCTTCCTTATTTCTTCAGAATActtcattttatatttctttgtttGCCGGACTCAGCCCCCTTTGCCATAGAAAATCACGTTGCATTTTTGCACTTTATTGTATTTTGAAGAGACTTTTCTTTAAACCTGTCTGTCTCCTTATCTGTGGCACGATgtctttaatatattttatagatCTGGATGTTCTGTCATTTAATTTATGCTGCTGTGTTTCTAAATTTAGTGGCTTTTTTGTGTTCCAGGCGAAGACTCTCTTGGGTACAGTGGGCATCTCTGGTGATTTTATTCCTCTCCATCGTTGCCCTGACTCGAGGAACTGGAGGCCACCAGCACAGCTTGGCTGCACATGGATTTCATCACAGTATATTTTTTAGGCCAGCTAACCACTGCCTTCTCGCTACTGGACCTGAGGAAGCGTGTGCAGAAAAGGGCAACTGCGCAGCACCAAGTTTCCTTCACAGCTTCCAGTGGAATGTGACCAGCACCATGGCAGGAGCATTGAAGCCTCTCCGCCTCAGCCTGGGCCATCTGCTTATTCTAGTACAGTGTTTTGTGTCTGCCCTGGCTAACATCTACAATGAAAAGATGCTGAAAGATGTGGATCAGCTTGGGGAAAGCATCTTCACACAGAACAGCAAACTCTATGCCTTTGGGGTTCTGTTCAATGGGCTCATGCTGGCACTGCAGGCTAAGGACCGGAGGCAGATAGGGAACTGTGGCTTCTTTTATGGGCATAACATCTTCTCCGTGGCTCTTATATTTGTcacagctttcctggggctATCTGTAGCCTTCATCTTGAAGTTCCGAGATAACATGTTCCATGTTATGACTGCTCAGATTAACACTGTGATCATCACTGCTGTGTCTTTCGTCATCTTTGACTTCAGGCCTTCTCTAGAGTTCTTTTTGGAAGCTCCTGTTGTGCTTCTCTCCATATTCATTTATAATGCCAGTAAAGCAAGAGGCCTGGAATATGCCACTCTGCGGGAAAGGGGAAAACTCATCAAAGGAGATGCATGGGAGAGGTCAAGTGGGGTAAGGCTTTTCATACTTGTCtcctttgatttctcttttgtttcacCTCCCTTTATTTGGAAGAATCAACTTGTGTGCGACTGGACTTAACTCTCAACACCAAAGTTCTGcaatatttcttaaaatcttGGGTGTTGCTTTCCATATGCCACTTTTGAAATAATGAAGCCTAGGTAAGCCTTGCTTTCCTGCTGTGACTGTAGACAGACCTGTGTGCTACTTCAGCTTTGTACAATCCTTTTCTTGAAAGCTTTATAACCAAGAGAGTTTACTTATCCAGGGCATTCAGAAAATGGAATTGATGCCTGGGAAGTAATTATACCTAAGTGGAACTAGTAAGTCTGTCTAGCTTAGGCCACATAATGAGAAAGTTGACGCATTTGATGTTAAGGTTCTTTCTACTATAGCAGTCAAAGATAGCTGAAGACAAAAAGGCAGTGTTTAAACACAGAATTTTAACatggtttggggcttttttcttgCTATACATTTCCTCCAGGCCTgctggtggattttttttctaatttgagCAGTGATCTAGTTAGCTAGAAGATGTCGGAGACGGCTTGCTTTTGGAGCTGTCACCCAGCTGAGCTGCGCAGTCCCTAATGGGAAGAGTTTGTGTTTGTGCCCGTCAGCCCTTGGGTATGGACACGGGCCGTGGATGCACGCTGTAAGCAGCAGAGAGCACTGCCCCTGCTGTGTTCCAGCAAGCATTTAACTTGAAGATGTTTTCCAGAAATTCCACATGGTGCCTTTTTAGGTTGTTGTTTAATGAGCAATAAATAACACAAATTCATATATTTTTGGTATGCCAGCTGTCATCTATTTTAGCACTTACAACTAAGCAGCTGTTGTAGAAACGAATAGCACTATGTGAGCATGCAAAGCTAGCTATATcttgggctgcatcaaaagcagtgtGACCAACAGGTCAAGGTACGcgattctgcccctctgctcttgTGATACCCAACCTGTGGtactgtgtccagctctggggactTAGatctgctggagcaagtccagagaaagatgatcagagggctggagcatctctcctatgaagacaggctgagaagaGTTGGGGatgttcatcctggagaagagaaggcttggGAGACCTTCTAGCATCCTTCCAGTACcttccaaacccaaaccattttatgactGTATGGAAGAATGGGCTACAAGCTGTTTTAGGCAGTGAGTCACTAAAAAGTGTTAAAGATGCAGGGAATGTTTATTATGAGTATGTGTTTCCTAAACCTTATAACATACTTGTAAGAGATTTAAATTACAGGGATTACAGGATTTTGCTTTAAGTGATACCTCTGAAATAAactttagtctttttttttttttttttttttttttggtggtattAATAGCAAGATGACTTTTGCTCACATTGCTCTTTTATGCTTCTGGTTCCCATAGGATGGAGAGGAATTTGAGAGGTTGAACAAACCAAGCAGTGACATCGATACAGATGAAGATTCCCTCTAGCATGAGGCTGGCT harbors:
- the SLC35A5 gene encoding UDP-sugar transporter protein SLC35A5 isoform X2, with product MKAMAVLFSNFVIITTALLFRIVLKRRLSWVQWASLVILFLSIVALTRGTGGHQHSLAAHGFHHSIFFRPANHCLLATGPEEACAEKGNCAAPSFLHSFQWNVTSTMAGALKPLRLSLGHLLILVQCFVSALANIYNEKMLKDVDQLGESIFTQNSKLYAFGVLFNGLMLALQAKDRRQIGNCGFFYGHNIFSVALIFVTAFLGLSVAFILKFRDNMFHVMTAQINTVIITAVSFVIFDFRPSLEFFLEAPVVLLSIFIYNASKARGLEYATLRERGKLIKGDAWERSSGDGEEFERLNKPSSDIDTDEDSL
- the SLC35A5 gene encoding UDP-sugar transporter protein SLC35A5 isoform X3, producing MAVLFSNFVIITTALLFRIVLKRRLSWVQWASLVILFLSIVALTRGTGGHQHSLAAHGFHHSIFFRPANHCLLATGPEEACAEKGNCAAPSFLHSFQWNVTSTMAGALKPLRLSLGHLLILVQCFVSALANIYNEKMLKDVDQLGESIFTQNSKLYAFGVLFNGLMLALQAKDRRQIGNCGFFYGHNIFSVALIFVTAFLGLSVAFILKFRDNMFHVMTAQINTVIITAVSFVIFDFRPSLEFFLEAPVVLLSIFIYNASKARGLEYATLRERGKLIKGDAWERSSGDGEEFERLNKPSSDIDTDEDSL
- the SLC35A5 gene encoding UDP-sugar transporter protein SLC35A5 isoform X1, translated to MKLEWCSRLALCSKTTSQTFLLGGVFIALGSSRILLMKYSANEDNKYDYLPTTVNMCSEVVKLVLCVVLALWNRKKEKGCMDQLSECFSWKNVCNSMKWSIPAFLYFLDNLIVFYVLSYLQPAMAVLFSNFVIITTALLFRIVLKRRLSWVQWASLVILFLSIVALTRGTGGHQHSLAAHGFHHSIFFRPANHCLLATGPEEACAEKGNCAAPSFLHSFQWNVTSTMAGALKPLRLSLGHLLILVQCFVSALANIYNEKMLKDVDQLGESIFTQNSKLYAFGVLFNGLMLALQAKDRRQIGNCGFFYGHNIFSVALIFVTAFLGLSVAFILKFRDNMFHVMTAQINTVIITAVSFVIFDFRPSLEFFLEAPVVLLSIFIYNASKARGLEYATLRERGKLIKGDAWERSSGDGEEFERLNKPSSDIDTDEDSL